One window of the Pedobacter ginsengisoli genome contains the following:
- a CDS encoding sodium:solute symporter: MSIIDWAVLILTLVVIVAYGIYKSRGAQNIQGYLLGNQSLPWYHVCLSVMATQASAITFLSAPGLAYSSGMSFVQFYFGVPLAMIVLCITFVPIFHRLKVYTAYEYLEQRFDLKTRALTAFLFLVQRGLSTGITIYAPSIILSTILNINTTYTTLFIGSLVVFYTVYGGTKAVSYTQMLQMSIIFCGLFAAGVMVVHLLPADIGFMKAISIAGKMGRANAIDFTFDLNNQYTVWTGLLGGFFLQLSYFGTDQSQVGRYLSGASVSQSRLGLLMNGLVKIPMQFLILLIGVLVFTFYQYNKPPIFFNSFELNKLENSKYSPELDRIKADYDKAFKEKQIEVNKMNVVLDQADQLLIDQQRKALQQADENEKQIRQQATDLMVKNDEHANTKDNNYIFLSFVTQYLPQGLIGLLIAIIFLASMGSTASALNSLASTTVIDIYKRLIKKDASDHEYLQASRLATVFWGVICIVMALYASKIGNLLEAVNILGSYVYGTILGVFLVAFYVRHVNGKAVFFAALATEAVIVIIGKLDLVAYLWLNVIGCLLVVLLSVIIQSLMKKPEIANEKNSI; this comes from the coding sequence ATGAGTATTATAGATTGGGCGGTATTAATTCTTACACTTGTTGTAATTGTAGCTTACGGTATTTATAAAAGTCGAGGGGCTCAAAATATTCAAGGGTATTTACTTGGTAATCAGTCATTACCATGGTATCATGTATGTCTTTCTGTTATGGCTACCCAGGCAAGTGCTATTACTTTCTTATCAGCACCAGGATTGGCTTACTCTTCGGGGATGAGTTTTGTGCAGTTTTATTTTGGTGTGCCTCTGGCAATGATTGTTTTGTGTATCACTTTTGTACCTATATTTCATCGTTTAAAGGTGTATACAGCTTATGAATATCTTGAACAGCGGTTTGATCTTAAAACTAGGGCATTAACAGCGTTTCTTTTTCTTGTACAAAGAGGGCTTTCAACAGGTATTACCATTTATGCTCCTTCAATTATTCTTTCTACCATTTTAAATATAAATACTACTTATACAACATTGTTTATTGGAAGTCTGGTAGTGTTTTATACAGTTTATGGAGGTACAAAGGCAGTTTCCTACACACAGATGCTGCAAATGAGCATCATATTTTGTGGTTTATTTGCGGCAGGTGTTATGGTGGTCCATTTGCTTCCAGCTGATATTGGTTTTATGAAAGCGATAAGTATAGCGGGTAAAATGGGTAGGGCTAATGCAATAGATTTTACTTTTGATCTTAACAACCAGTATACCGTTTGGACCGGATTGCTTGGAGGCTTCTTTTTACAATTATCTTATTTTGGTACAGATCAAAGTCAGGTAGGACGATATTTATCAGGCGCATCTGTTAGTCAGAGTAGATTGGGATTGTTAATGAATGGTCTTGTTAAAATACCTATGCAGTTCCTTATATTATTAATTGGGGTGCTGGTGTTTACATTCTATCAATATAATAAACCACCAATCTTTTTCAACAGCTTTGAACTGAATAAACTTGAAAACAGTAAGTATAGCCCAGAACTTGATAGAATTAAAGCTGATTATGATAAAGCTTTTAAGGAAAAGCAGATTGAAGTTAACAAAATGAATGTTGTTCTGGATCAGGCTGATCAATTATTAATTGACCAACAGAGAAAGGCATTGCAGCAAGCGGATGAAAATGAGAAGCAAATAAGGCAACAGGCTACTGATTTAATGGTTAAAAATGATGAGCATGCAAATACAAAAGATAACAATTATATATTTCTAAGTTTTGTAACTCAGTATTTACCACAAGGTTTAATCGGATTGTTAATCGCAATTATATTTCTTGCTTCGATGGGGTCTACTGCAAGTGCTTTAAATTCTTTGGCATCAACAACAGTAATTGATATTTATAAGCGATTAATTAAAAAGGATGCGTCAGATCATGAATATTTGCAAGCTTCGAGACTTGCAACTGTGTTTTGGGGAGTGATTTGTATTGTTATGGCACTTTATGCTAGTAAGATAGGGAATTTGCTGGAGGCGGTAAATATACTTGGGTCATATGTTTATGGTACTATACTAGGTGTGTTTTTAGTGGCTTTTTATGTAAGGCATGTGAATGGGAAAGCTGTGTTTTTTGCAGCCTTAGCAACTGAAGCAGTGATTGTAATTATTGGTAAACTTGATCTGGTAGCTTACTTATGGTTGAACGTGATAGGCTGTTTGTTAGTAGTTCTTTTGTCTGTAATTATTCAAAGTTTAATGAAGAAACCTGAAATTGCCAATGAGAAAAATAGTATTTAA
- a CDS encoding sialidase family protein: MRKIVFNMVRSFLTVFIWTISVAIAFGQQVWKKTTDELIFNNPPFEQCHASTLVEIDGGKLMAAWFGGSHEGSKDVRIWLSVNEHGKWTSPVAVADGKVNGEWSYPLWNPVLFKTKKGRIFLFYKEGPSPREWWGMVQTSDDNGKTWSAKSRLPEGVLGPIKNKPIELADGTILSPSSTETDEKWSVHIEKSTDGGKTWVIIPVDPDSKFDVIQPSILVYGGKKLQILCRSKQGAVVESWSDDNGKTWGKLNATTLMNPNSGTDAQTLKNGTHMIVYNPTVPGKEWFNGRYKLNVALSEDGKNWADILKLEDGDTKKEFSYPAIIQSKDGKVHITYTFDRRNIKHVVLQQVKK; the protein is encoded by the coding sequence ATGAGAAAAATAGTATTTAATATGGTAAGAAGTTTTTTAACTGTTTTTATCTGGACAATTTCTGTAGCTATAGCATTTGGCCAGCAAGTATGGAAGAAAACGACAGATGAGTTGATATTTAATAATCCTCCATTTGAACAATGCCATGCATCTACATTAGTTGAAATTGATGGAGGAAAACTAATGGCTGCATGGTTTGGGGGAAGCCATGAAGGAAGTAAAGATGTAAGGATCTGGTTGTCTGTGAATGAACATGGAAAATGGACTAGTCCGGTTGCTGTTGCAGATGGCAAAGTTAATGGTGAATGGTCATATCCATTATGGAATCCGGTATTGTTTAAGACAAAGAAGGGGAGGATTTTTTTATTTTATAAAGAGGGACCTTCGCCTAGAGAATGGTGGGGAATGGTGCAAACTTCAGATGACAACGGAAAGACGTGGTCAGCTAAAAGCAGGTTGCCAGAAGGAGTGTTAGGGCCAATAAAAAATAAACCCATTGAGTTAGCTGATGGAACAATTTTATCTCCATCAAGTACTGAGACGGATGAAAAATGGAGCGTTCACATTGAAAAATCCACGGATGGAGGTAAAACATGGGTAATTATTCCTGTTGATCCAGATAGTAAATTTGATGTGATTCAACCAAGCATATTGGTATATGGAGGTAAGAAGTTACAGATACTATGCCGCAGTAAGCAGGGAGCAGTGGTTGAGTCATGGTCTGATGATAATGGAAAAACATGGGGTAAATTAAATGCGACCACTTTAATGAATCCTAATTCAGGAACTGATGCGCAAACGTTAAAAAACGGCACGCACATGATTGTTTATAACCCAACTGTTCCAGGAAAGGAATGGTTTAATGGACGCTATAAACTAAATGTGGCCTTATCAGAAGATGGGAAAAACTGGGCTGATATTTTGAAACTTGAAGATGGTGATACAAAGAAAGAGTTTAGTTATCCGGCAATTATCCAATCTAAAGACGGAAAAGTTCATATTACTTATACTTTTGATAGGAGGAATATTAAGCACGTAGTACTCCAGCAGGTAAAAAAATAA
- a CDS encoding DUF2911 domain-containing protein yields the protein MKKTLTTVLFIALAVSLQSELKAQGLKMPQPSSGQTISQDFGLGKVTISYSRPNTKGRKIFGGLEPYGSVWRTGANSATTIAFTEAVKIGGKDLAAGEYELFTIPGESEWTVIINKGSKQWGAYEYKESDDFLRIKVKPTKLKEKVETFTIQFADVYPATAKLQLMWENTALTIDLTTDFDAKVMAGIDEAMKGDKKPYFQAAYYYLESGKDLSKALEWATAAETADPKAPWVKLLKGRVQLKSGDKKGAAATAEEGIKLATEIKNPEYIRLHTGLLAEAKK from the coding sequence ATGAAAAAGACATTAACGACAGTACTGTTTATTGCCCTGGCGGTATCATTACAATCTGAGCTTAAAGCGCAAGGCTTAAAAATGCCTCAACCAAGCTCAGGACAAACCATTTCTCAGGATTTTGGTTTGGGTAAAGTAACAATCAGTTATTCTCGCCCAAACACTAAAGGACGCAAAATCTTTGGTGGACTAGAACCATATGGCTCCGTATGGCGAACTGGTGCCAACTCTGCAACTACCATTGCTTTTACTGAAGCAGTTAAAATTGGGGGCAAAGATCTTGCTGCAGGAGAATATGAATTATTTACAATTCCCGGTGAAAGTGAATGGACTGTAATCATAAATAAAGGATCAAAACAATGGGGTGCTTACGAGTATAAAGAAAGTGATGATTTTTTACGTATAAAGGTTAAGCCAACTAAGCTTAAAGAAAAAGTAGAAACATTTACTATTCAATTTGCAGATGTTTATCCAGCTACTGCCAAATTACAGTTAATGTGGGAGAACACGGCTTTGACTATTGATCTAACTACCGATTTCGATGCCAAAGTTATGGCGGGTATTGATGAAGCAATGAAAGGTGACAAAAAACCCTACTTCCAGGCCGCGTACTATTATCTTGAATCTGGGAAAGACCTAAGTAAGGCTCTTGAATGGGCTACAGCTGCCGAAACTGCAGATCCTAAAGCTCCTTGGGTTAAATTATTAAAAGGTCGAGTTCAATTAAAATCAGGAGATAAAAAAGGTGCTGCCGCTACAGCAGAAGAAGGAATAAAATTAGCTACTGAAATCAAAAACCCTGAGTATATCAGATTACATACAGGCTTATTAGCTGAAGCAAAAAAATAG
- a CDS encoding M1 family metallopeptidase — protein MVNLRILIAVLTLFLISCSGAKYASKPVLETGVSKKLAIYRKSVLSNINYKLELDIPKERSEVINAVEEIVFQLGTNQYPLQLDFREDAKKIKSLHVNGASVIVNYKDEHLIIDAKYLNQGENLISLNFEAGEAALNRNSDYLYTLFVPDRARTVFPCFDQPDLKATYNLTLKIPADWKALANATLKDSVVNDNRKTYRFNTSDTLSTYLFAFAAGKFTLAKGKVGSMLSDFLYRETDSLTIKNSLDEVFNIHTKSLEYLEKWTGIPYPFQKFGFVAIPDFQFGGMEHVGAIQYKSSALFLDEGATKDQLNGRNNLIAHETAHMWFGDLVTMNWFTDVWMKEVFANFMADKSSEGITGKEAFDLKFLIDHFPAAYGVDRTTGSNPIRQDLDNLKDAGTLYGNIIYHKAPIMMRQLERLMGKEKFQLGVQEYLKKFANKNASWPDLIAILDKYSDDDLIKWNKVWVNETGRPLIDYTIKGNNNKISEFIIKQAPEYGTNRIWPQIIEVTLYYPDRSKDLTINLNSKEVELKEAEGMEIPSYVLFNSSGQGYGVWPLDKAMFGGIYLIDKPLDRASAYISLYENMLNRRYIKPSDLLNLFLKGLDQEKEELNLKLITNYIISIYWGFISNSERSALSSLLENSLWSAMQKQSLPNNKKVLFKTYQDVYLSVKGGDRLNTIWKSQKVPVGLKLTEDDYTSLAFSLVLRGGDSSILDKQLKRISNIDRRKRFEFIMPAVSPSETKRDAFFKSLELKSNREKESNVGAALYYLHHPLRQASSFKYLKKSLDMLLEIQRTGDIFFPQNWLQATFGYYQSAEAAKVVQEFLEKNPRYNPKLKAKILQCSDNLFRARKLLNE, from the coding sequence ATGGTTAATTTGCGCATTTTAATAGCTGTTTTAACGCTCTTTCTTATCTCATGTTCAGGCGCAAAATATGCCTCAAAACCGGTGTTGGAGACTGGAGTTTCTAAAAAGCTGGCTATTTATCGTAAATCAGTTTTAAGTAATATTAATTATAAGCTTGAGCTGGATATTCCTAAGGAAAGGAGTGAGGTAATAAACGCTGTTGAAGAAATTGTATTTCAGCTTGGTACTAATCAATATCCATTACAGTTGGATTTTAGAGAGGATGCAAAAAAGATCAAGAGTTTGCATGTAAATGGAGCATCTGTTATAGTTAATTATAAGGATGAACATTTAATTATTGATGCCAAATATTTAAACCAGGGTGAGAATTTAATAAGTTTAAACTTTGAAGCAGGTGAGGCTGCACTGAACAGAAATAGTGATTATCTGTATACTTTGTTTGTTCCGGATAGGGCAAGGACTGTTTTTCCTTGCTTCGATCAGCCCGATTTAAAGGCAACATATAATTTAACCTTAAAAATTCCTGCAGATTGGAAAGCATTGGCTAATGCTACATTAAAAGATTCGGTTGTTAATGATAATCGTAAAACTTATCGGTTTAATACTTCAGATACTCTAAGCACCTATTTGTTTGCTTTTGCAGCAGGAAAATTTACACTTGCAAAAGGGAAGGTGGGATCTATGCTGAGCGATTTTTTATATAGAGAAACGGACTCACTGACAATAAAAAATAGCCTGGATGAAGTGTTTAATATCCATACAAAATCATTGGAGTATTTGGAGAAGTGGACCGGGATTCCTTATCCTTTTCAAAAGTTCGGTTTTGTAGCTATTCCGGATTTTCAATTTGGAGGAATGGAACATGTAGGCGCAATTCAGTATAAATCGTCGGCCTTATTTTTAGACGAAGGAGCAACTAAAGATCAGTTGAATGGGCGTAATAACCTGATAGCTCATGAAACCGCTCATATGTGGTTTGGAGATCTGGTTACGATGAATTGGTTTACTGATGTATGGATGAAAGAGGTTTTTGCAAATTTTATGGCCGATAAAAGCAGTGAGGGTATTACTGGAAAGGAAGCTTTTGACCTTAAGTTTTTGATAGATCATTTCCCTGCGGCTTACGGAGTGGACCGAACAACAGGATCAAATCCAATAAGGCAGGACTTGGATAATTTAAAGGATGCAGGAACACTTTACGGAAATATCATTTACCATAAAGCCCCAATTATGATGAGGCAACTTGAACGCTTAATGGGAAAGGAGAAATTTCAATTGGGCGTACAGGAATACCTGAAAAAATTTGCAAATAAAAATGCATCATGGCCGGATCTTATAGCAATTCTTGATAAGTATTCGGATGATGATTTAATTAAATGGAATAAGGTTTGGGTAAACGAAACAGGAAGACCTTTAATAGATTATACAATTAAAGGAAATAATAATAAAATTAGCGAATTCATAATTAAACAAGCTCCAGAGTATGGAACAAACAGGATTTGGCCTCAAATAATAGAAGTTACTCTATATTACCCTGATCGTAGTAAAGATTTAACAATTAACCTAAATAGCAAAGAAGTAGAATTAAAAGAAGCAGAAGGTATGGAAATTCCATCCTACGTTCTGTTTAACTCGTCGGGGCAAGGATATGGTGTCTGGCCATTAGATAAGGCAATGTTTGGTGGAATATATTTGATTGATAAACCATTGGACAGGGCCTCTGCATACATCTCCCTATATGAGAATATGTTAAATAGAAGGTATATTAAACCATCTGATTTATTGAATTTGTTTCTAAAAGGCTTGGACCAGGAAAAAGAGGAGCTAAATCTGAAATTGATAACCAATTATATCATTAGTATTTATTGGGGATTTATTTCTAACTCAGAGCGTTCGGCCTTATCTTCTCTGTTGGAAAATAGCTTGTGGAGTGCTATGCAAAAACAAAGTTTACCTAATAATAAGAAAGTGCTTTTTAAGACATACCAGGACGTATATTTATCAGTTAAGGGAGGGGACCGGTTAAATACAATTTGGAAAAGCCAAAAAGTTCCGGTGGGATTAAAGCTTACCGAAGACGATTATACATCATTGGCTTTTTCTCTTGTTCTAAGAGGCGGTGATAGTTCAATTTTAGATAAACAGCTTAAGCGAATAAGTAATATTGACAGAAGAAAAAGATTTGAATTTATTATGCCAGCTGTATCTCCATCAGAAACAAAGAGGGACGCCTTCTTTAAGAGCCTTGAACTAAAATCAAATAGAGAAAAGGAATCAAATGTTGGTGCTGCTTTATATTATCTTCATCATCCTTTAAGGCAAGCTAGTTCTTTTAAATACCTCAAAAAGAGTTTAGATATGTTGCTGGAAATACAGCGAACCGGAGATATCTTTTTTCCTCAAAATTGGCTACAGGCTACGTTTGGTTATTATCAGAGTGCTGAAGCTGCAAAGGTTGTTCAAGAGTTTTTAGAAAAAAATCCACGATATAATCCAAAGTTGAAAGCTAAAATTCTGCAATGCTCTGATAACTTGTTCAGAGCACGGAAATTATTAAATGAATAG
- a CDS encoding cytochrome ubiquinol oxidase subunit I, producing MDDFLAARLQMAFSLGFHIVFACIGMVMPFFMSVAHFYWLKTKKVVYKDVTKAWSKGVAIFFATGAVSGTVLSFELGLLWPTFMEHAGPIFGMPFSLEGTAFFIEAIALGFYLYGWDKLNKWFHWFTGVVVGISGLLSGILVVAANAWMNSPAGFDFVDGKYINIDPIKAMFNEAWFSQALHMSVAAFVSTGFAVAGVHAVMILRGKNVLFHSKAFKIAAVFGTVAACLQPISGDISAKDVAHRQPAKLAAMEAHFHTERNAPLIIGGIPDTANKKVDYAIKIPGLLSFMTTGDFNGEVKGLDVIPKEDHPPVAVTHYAFQVMVGLGVAMVLIALLYFLALYKKKQWLKSRWLLKLFVIATPMGFIALEAGWTVTEVGRQPWIINGVMRTSDAVTPMPGIAYSFYLFTAVYISLAIIVSLLLYRQITMVGKLYDSTSKLPKN from the coding sequence ATGGACGATTTTTTAGCTGCCCGACTCCAGATGGCCTTCTCTCTTGGCTTTCACATTGTTTTTGCTTGTATTGGTATGGTAATGCCTTTTTTTATGTCAGTTGCCCATTTTTATTGGCTAAAAACGAAAAAGGTCGTCTATAAAGACGTTACAAAAGCCTGGAGTAAGGGAGTAGCAATTTTTTTTGCTACAGGGGCTGTTTCCGGAACGGTATTGTCATTTGAACTGGGGCTCTTGTGGCCGACTTTTATGGAGCACGCAGGTCCTATATTTGGAATGCCGTTTTCTTTAGAGGGGACGGCATTTTTTATTGAAGCAATAGCCCTGGGCTTTTATTTATATGGTTGGGACAAGCTCAATAAATGGTTTCATTGGTTTACCGGTGTGGTTGTAGGAATAAGTGGATTACTTTCGGGAATCTTAGTAGTAGCGGCAAATGCCTGGATGAACAGCCCGGCAGGATTCGATTTTGTTGATGGAAAGTATATAAATATTGATCCAATAAAGGCAATGTTTAATGAAGCCTGGTTTTCTCAGGCGCTACATATGTCGGTAGCCGCATTTGTGTCAACTGGGTTTGCCGTAGCAGGGGTACATGCTGTAATGATTCTCAGGGGAAAAAATGTACTCTTTCACAGCAAAGCTTTTAAAATAGCTGCTGTGTTTGGAACCGTTGCTGCTTGCTTGCAACCTATAAGTGGTGATATTTCTGCAAAAGATGTTGCTCATCGTCAACCTGCTAAGCTTGCAGCTATGGAGGCCCATTTTCATACTGAAAGAAATGCACCATTAATTATTGGTGGGATACCTGATACTGCGAATAAAAAGGTTGATTATGCCATTAAAATTCCAGGATTACTAAGCTTTATGACTACTGGAGATTTTAATGGTGAAGTTAAGGGCCTTGATGTTATTCCAAAAGAAGATCACCCTCCTGTAGCAGTAACGCATTATGCATTTCAAGTTATGGTTGGACTTGGTGTGGCGATGGTATTAATTGCTTTATTGTACTTTTTAGCACTTTATAAAAAGAAGCAGTGGCTTAAGAGCAGATGGCTGTTGAAGCTTTTTGTTATCGCAACACCCATGGGATTCATAGCGCTGGAAGCCGGGTGGACAGTAACAGAAGTTGGTAGACAACCCTGGATTATCAATGGGGTTATGCGGACTTCGGATGCAGTAACTCCAATGCCAGGAATCGCTTATTCATTTTATCTCTTTACTGCGGTATACATTTCATTAGCTATTATAGTGAGTTTACTGCTGTATCGTCAGATTACTATGGTTGGCAAATTATATGACTCTACTTCCAAACTACCTAAAAATTAA